A stretch of Canis aureus isolate CA01 chromosome 28, VMU_Caureus_v.1.0, whole genome shotgun sequence DNA encodes these proteins:
- the LOC144300414 gene encoding zinc finger protein 385C-like isoform X1: protein MALRKGAVQLGDTSTGPDGAPWCLQRRRGRMLFAGPASSAPRPLLASLPGLCSPPLDFKHLLALHSNGATALSLTPNFSTMDPIQKAVISHTFGVPSPLKKKLFISCNICHLRFNFANQAEAHYKGHKPIRKLKAVEAAKSKQRPQTLAWDGVLVSPTPTPGSGSPGEPQSKAVPAAPPPGPQLQPPLTPDPTPRELAHSDLLDPASSSSSSSCPPCSPEPGREAPGPEPAAAAVEVV from the coding sequence ATGGCTTTAAGAAAAGGGGCAGTTCAGCTTGGGGACACCTCCACCGGGCCAGATGGTGCTCCGTGGTGCCTCCAAAGGCGAAGGGGGAGAATGCTCTTCGCAGGCCCAGCCTCCAGCGCCCCCAGGCCCCTGCTGGCTTCCCTGCCAGGCCTCTGCAGCCCCCCGCTGGACTTCAAGCACTTGCTCGCCCTCCACTCGAATGGTGCCACTGCGCTCAGTCTCACCCCCAACTTCAGCACGATGGACCCGATCCAGAAAGCTGTCATCAGCCACACGTTTGGGGTCCCTTCCCCTCTGAAGAAGAAGCTCTTCATTTCCTGTAACATCTGTCACCTGAGGTTCAACTTCGCAAACCAAGCCGAAGCACATTACAAAGGCCACAAACCCATCAGAAAACTCAAGGCTGTTGAAGCTGCCAAGAGCAAGCAGAGGCCACAAACCCTGGCCTGGgatggggtgctggtgtccccaACCCCGACTCCAGGCAGTGGATCCCCTGGAGAGCCACAGAGCAAAGCAGTTCCTGCAGCCCCACCTCCTGGCCCCCAACTCCAGCCACCGCTGACTCCGGACCCCACACCCAGGGAGCTGGCCCACTCAGACCTCTTGGatcctgcctcctcttcctcttcttcctcctgcccaCCCTGTTCCCCAGAGCCTGGGAGAGAGGCACCAGGGCCTGAGCCAGCAGCAGCTGCTGTGGAAGTGGTGTGA